Proteins found in one Chionomys nivalis chromosome 15, mChiNiv1.1, whole genome shotgun sequence genomic segment:
- the LOC130887415 gene encoding histone H3.3A-like: protein MARTKQTARKSTGGKAPRKQLATKAARKSAPSTGGVKKPHRYRPGTVALREIRRYQKSTELLIRKLPFQRLVREIAQNFKTDLRFQSAAIGALQEAREAYLVGLFEDTNLCAIHAKRVTIMPKDIQLARRIRGERA from the coding sequence ATGGCTCGTACAAAGCAGACTGCCCGTAAATCCACCGGTGGTAAAGCACCCAGGAAACAGCTGGCTACAAAAGCCGCTCGCAAGAGTGCGCCCTCTACTGGAGGGGTGAAGAAACCTCATCGTTACAGGCCTGGTACTGTGGCACTCCGTGAAATCAGACGCTATCAGAAATCCACTGAACTTCTGATCCGCAAACTCCCCTTCCAGCGTCTGGTGCGAGAAATTGCTCAGAACTTCAAAACAGATCTGCGCTTCCAGAGTGCAGCTATTGGTGCTTTGCAGGAGGCAAGAGAGGCCTATCTGGTTGGCCTTTTTGAAGATACCAACCTGTGTGCTATCCATGCCAAACGTGTAACAATTATGCCAAAAGATATCCAGCTAGCACGCCGCATACGCGGAGAACGTGCTTAA